TCGGTGGCGGGAGGAGTTGGATCGGGTCATCGAACTCGCGCGCGGCGCGATGCGGGCGCGGCGTCAAGTCGAATATTTACGGGAACGCCAGGCCGCGGAATACCAGTCGGAAGTGCGACGCGCGGATTTACGGTTGACCGACGAGATGAACAGTCTGCGATATCGGGATGTCGAGGAGCGGCGCGCATGGGCACAATAACCAGCATGCGGCATCTTGTGTGGTGCGGCGTCTGCGTGGGCCTCGTGCTGGGCGCGAGTGTCGGATCGGCGGAAGACGCGATTTTCGCGCCGCCCGTGGCCTCGCTGCCGTCGGCGCCGGTGCCGCCAGGCAATCCGGCCAGTTTCGATAACGTGTTGGCCGAGATCCAGCGGATCGATCTCATAACGAAAGGGAATGCGTTGTATGTTGATCTGCAGCACGAATTGGAGCGCGAGCGAATTCTGCAAGAACGACGCTTCAGCGTGGGCATTCTAGTGGGGGAATATCAGCAACGCACTCAAGAGCTCGAACAGCTCCGCCAGCGGATGGATACGTTGCAGCAAGGCGTCGGTGGGCAGCTGGGGAAACAAGTCGATGGTAACGACAATTTAAAACTCCTGATTACGCTGTATGAATCGATCAAGCCGAACGAGGCTGCGGAATTATTGAAGCGGCTGCCGCTCGGCGTGAGCGTCACGATGATGCAGCGGATGAGTCCGCGCAAGGCGAGCAAAGTCTTATCGGCGCTGGATCCGAAAGTGGCGGCGGAGATCAGTCGCCGATTGATTCGCAATCCGACGGCGGCGTTGAGCGTGGAGCAAGTCGCCGCAGCCACCGCCGCAGCGGCGGGACGGACTCCCCCCTCCGGGGTTCCGTCGGCGCCTGGGGCCGCGACATCCGCCTCGCCGGCGGGAGGAGGCCAGCCATGAGTATAGGACGGCTCGAGCGCGTCGATCCTTTAGCGCAGCGCATCGCCGCTGCCGGCGGCGGGCAGGGTGCGGATTTTAGACAAGATCCGCGCGGCGGTTTTGAATCGCTGTTGCAGTTGGCAAAAAGTGCGAACGGCGCGGTGAAGGCGGCGAGTTCCGGGACGGCCGCTCCGACGGCGAAGGCGACCGAAGTGCGGGAACAAGACGCCGAAGTGCAGGGACCATCGGAAACCGTGTCGAGTGTCGCGGCGCAACCGACGTCGGGCGACGTGGCGCGCGACGCGGAGCGTGAGGCCGCCGAAACGGCCGCGCCACCGCGCGAGCCCGTGGACGTGGTGCCGGCGGATGACGCGGAGGCGCGAGACGATAGTGAAACCACACCGACGGCGGCGCTGGTCGTTCAGACTGAATTGATGTTGAGCGCGTTGTTGGCGCCGGCGCCAGGGCCAGTGCCAGCGGTTGTGCCGCTCCCTGATGTGAACGCCGAGCCGCCGATCGAAGCAACGGTCAGTGCCGCGTCGGAGACCGCGCCGGTTGTGGAGACGCCGTCTGTGATGGTCGCACTGCCGGTGGTGGAGCAGGCCCCTGTCCAGACGTTGTCGGAGCAGCAAGCGCAGCAGGAGACGGTGCAGCGAGGACAACAGCGTGCCGCGCAGCAGCTGCGATCCAACAATGCCCGTTGGCGCGACATGGAAAATGAAGCCGCTGCGGCTGCGGCATTGCGCACTGCGGATGCCGAAACAGACGAGCTGCAACAGCGAGCGGCTCCTGCGCGGCACATCGAAGATGCGATCGATACCGAAACGTTGTCGTCGTTGCGGGATGGCGTTCCGCAAGCGACGACGGATGCGATGGCCGCGGAAATGTTGAACATTGAAGCGCACAATCCGACGCGGCTGATCCAGGGAGAGTTGGCGCCATTTGAGTTGCCGCCGCGTGATCTGGCCAACGTGATCACGGCGCAGGCGCATGACGGTTCCGCCACCGCCGAGGCCATGCGTGAGGCCGCGCGGGCGATGGCGCAAAGTGCAACGACCGACACTGCGGCGAATCGAATGGCGGACTTGGAATCGGTCGCTGCGCAAGCGCGGGAGACAATCTTAGCAGGCGTGCGCGCGCGGCGCGGAGAGACGGAGTTGCAACTCGATCCGCCGGAATGGGGACGGATCGCGGTGCGGATCGCCGTTGATCAACACAAAGCGGTCAATGTGGCGATCCTGACCGAACGTCCGTTCGTGCGCGAGGCGCTGGAACAGAGTCTGCTCCAATTGCGCGCGGCGCTGGAGCAGCAAGGTCTGCAGTTGGGGCAAATGAATGTCGGGCTCGGCGGCGAACAGTCGTGGGCCCAGCATTTGGCAGAATGGCGTCAATTAACCAGCGCCGCCGTCGGTCCGCGTTGGGGCGGTGCGCATCCCGCTGCCACGGGCGTTTCCAGTTTGCATCGTACCGAAGGGTTCAACGCGATTGCCTGAACCGCAGCATATGGAGGCACTATGAATAGTAATGACATTACCGCGCTGACCCGCAGCACCGACAGTCGGGACGTCCCGAACAGTGCCGGGCGCAGCGCGAGTTTGGGGAGTCTCGGCGGGCAAAAGGATCAGTTTCTCAAATTGTTGTTGGCGCAATTGAAGCATCAAGATCCGTTGCAGCCGCCGGACGCCAGTAAGTTCAGCCAGGAAATGATCCAATTTGGCCAGCTGGAGCAGTTGTTCAAT
This region of Deltaproteobacteria bacterium genomic DNA includes:
- a CDS encoding flagellar hook-length control protein FliK, which gives rise to MSIGRLERVDPLAQRIAAAGGGQGADFRQDPRGGFESLLQLAKSANGAVKAASSGTAAPTAKATEVREQDAEVQGPSETVSSVAAQPTSGDVARDAEREAAETAAPPREPVDVVPADDAEARDDSETTPTAALVVQTELMLSALLAPAPGPVPAVVPLPDVNAEPPIEATVSAASETAPVVETPSVMVALPVVEQAPVQTLSEQQAQQETVQRGQQRAAQQLRSNNARWRDMENEAAAAAALRTADAETDELQQRAAPARHIEDAIDTETLSSLRDGVPQATTDAMAAEMLNIEAHNPTRLIQGELAPFELPPRDLANVITAQAHDGSATAEAMREAARAMAQSATTDTAANRMADLESVAAQARETILAGVRARRGETELQLDPPEWGRIAVRIAVDQHKAVNVAILTERPFVREALEQSLLQLRAALEQQGLQLGQMNVGLGGEQSWAQHLAEWRQLTSAAVGPRWGGAHPAATGVSSLHRTEGFNAIA